One genomic region from Zalophus californianus isolate mZalCal1 chromosome 2, mZalCal1.pri.v2, whole genome shotgun sequence encodes:
- the STOX2 gene encoding storkhead-box protein 2 isoform X1: protein MKKTRSTTLRRAWPSSDFSDRASDRMRSRSEKDYRLHKRFPAAFAPQASRGYMTSGDVSPISMSPISQSQFIPLGEILCLAISAMNSARKPVTQEALMEHLTTCFPGVPTPSQEILRHTLNTLVRERKIYPTPDGYFIVTPQTYFITPSLIRTNSKWYHLDERIPDRSQCTSPQPGTITPSASGCVRERTLPRNHCDSCHCCREDMHSMHASTLQRKPAKDCKDPYCPPSLCQVPPTEKSKSTVNFSYKTETLSKPKDSEKQSKKFGLKLFRLSFKKDKTKQLANFSAQFPPEEWPLRDEDTPTTIPREVEMEIIRRINPDLTVENVMRHTALMKKLEEEKAHRSKAGSSAHHSGRSKKSRAHRKSHGKSRSHSKTRVSKGDPSDGSPLDIPGDREYDFGDPLTRAPREGCFIIEHKGDNFIMHSNTNVIESHFPMTPEWDVSGELAKRRTEMPFPEPSRGSSHSKVHRSHSHTQDRRSRNERSSKAKERSRSMDNSKGPLGASSLGTPEDLAEGCSQDDQTPSQSYIDDSTLRPAQTIGHQRAHVSSTSYKEVCIPEIVGGSKEPSSACSLLEPGRPPESLPSYGELNSCPTKTATDDYFQCNTSSETVLTAPSPLGKNKEDHDTLTLAEGVKKLPLSDRQAPHSSREPVGHKEESPKGPGGGPAASGAVAEGIANGRLVQHHSAEPSSLDKRKEIFSKDTLFKPLHSTLSVNSYHKSSLSLLKSLPKTPADTLPGRCEKLEPPLGTSVAPAVPGSQRQQESGGNQEASFDYYNVSDDDDSEEGANKNTEEEKNRDDVGTMQWLLEREKERDLQRKFEKNLTLLAPKETDSSSNQRATHSARLDSMDSSSITVDSGFNSPRTRESLASNTSSIVESNRRQNATLSPVHGGAGPAFNFRASTDPATNEAEKLQKPSNCLQASVTSV from the exons GTGATGTGTCACCAATCAGCATGTCTCCCATCAGTCAATCTCAGTTTATCCCACTCGGGGAAATCCTTTGCTTGGCCATCTCAGCAATGAACTCCGCCAGAAAACCTGTCACCCAAGAGGCGCTGATGGAGCACCTGACCACGTGCTTCCCAG GTGTTCCCACCCCGAGCCAAGAAATCCTACGGCACACGCTGAACACGTTGGTACGGGAGAGGAAGATCTACCCAACTCCAGATGGCTATTTCATCGTGACCCCACAGACCTATTTCATTACTCCTTCTCTCATAAGAACTAACAGTAAATGGTACCATTTGGACGAGAGGATACCTGACAGGTCTCAGTGTACCTCTCCACAACCCGGAACCATAACGCCCTCTGCCTCAGGCTGCGTCAGGGAAAGAACATTGCCCAGAAACCACTGCGACTCTTGCCACTGCTGCAGAGAAGACATGCACAGCATGCATGCTTCCACTCTGCAGAGGAAACCTGCCAAGGACTGCAAAGACCCCTATTGCCCTCCTTCACTATGCCAGGTGCCACCCACTGAAAAGAGCAAAAGTACTGTAAACTTTTCTTATAAGACAGAAACTCTCTCAAAACCTAAAGATAGTGAAAAGCAGTCCAAAAAATTTGGGCTAAAGTTATTCCggctaagttttaaaaaagataagacCAAACAGCTAGCCAATTTCTCCGCCCAGTTTCCTCCGGAGGAGTGGCCCTTGCGAGATGAAGACACACCAACTACTATCCCTAGGGAAGTGGAAATGGAGATCATTAGGCGGATTAACCCGGACTTGACCGTGGAAAATGTCATGAGGCACACTGCACTAATGAAGAagcttgaagaagaaaaagcGCATCGGAGTAAAGCCGGGTCTTCGGCTCATCACAGCGGAAGAAGTAAAAAGAGTAGGGCTCATCGGAAGTCCCACGGGAAGTCTCGGTCGCACAGCAAGACACGAGTATCTAAAGGAGACCCTTCGGATGGCTCTCCTCTGGACATCCCAGGTGACAGAGAGTATGACTTCGGTGATCCTCTTACCAGGGCACCCAGGGAAGGCTGCTTCATCATTGAGCACAAAGGAGATAACTTCATCATGCATAGCAACACGAATGTGATTGAGTCTCATTTCCCCATGACACCAGAATGGGATGTGTCTGGGGAATTGGCCAAAAGGAGAACTGAGATGCCTTTTCCTGAGCCTTCCAGGGGAAGCTCCCACTCAAAAGTGCACCGAAGCCACAGCCATACCCAGGACCGAAGGTCCAGGAATGAGAGATCCAGCAAAGCCAAGGAGAGATCCAGATCCATGGATAACTCGAAGGGCCCTCTGGGGGCTTCTTCGCTGGGGACGCCTGAAGACCTGGCTGAAGGCTGTAGCCAAGATGACCAAACGCCCAGCCAGTCCTACATTGACGACAGTACTTTAAGGCCTGCGCAAACAATTGGCCATCAAAGGGCTCATGTTTCGTCCACAAGCTATAAAGAGGTGTGTATTCCAGAAATAGTCGGTGGCAGCAAGGAGCCTTCCAGCGCATGTAGCCTTTTGGAGCCAGGCAGACCACCTGAGAGTTTGCCATCCTATGGGGAGCTCAACTCCTGTCCAACAAAAACAGCTACAGATGACTATTTCCAGTGCAACACGTCCAGTGAGACAGTCCTCACGGCACCATCGCCTCTGGGAAAGAACAAAGAGGATCATGACACTCTGACTCTGGCGGAAGGGGTGAAAAAACTGCCGCTGTCTGATAGGCAGGCCCCACATTCTTCCAGAGAGCCTGTAGGGCACAAGGAGGAGTCACCAAAAGGGCCAGGCGGAGGCCCAGCCGCTTCCGGCGCAGTGGCCGAAGGGATTGCCAACGGACGCCTTGTCCAGCACCATAGTGCTGAGCCCAGCAGCCTGGACAAGAGGAAAGAGATATTCAGCAAGGACACACTGTTCAAACCTCTCCACAGCACCTTGTCTGTAAACAGCTATCACAAATCGAGCCTGTCCCTCCTCAAATCTCTCCCGAAGACACCTGCTGACACACTGCCGGGCCGATGTGAGAAACTGGAGCCGCCCCTGGGGACCTCGGTGGCACCAGCCGTGCCTGGTTCCCAGCGTCAGCAGGAGTCAGGGGGGAACCAGGAAGCCTCTTTTGACTATTACAATGTCTCCGATGACGACGACTCCGAGGAAGGGGCAAACAAAAACAcggaggaggaaaaaaacagagatgaTGTAGGCACCATGCAGTGGCTCcttgagagggagaaggaaagagacttACAGAGGAAATTCGAGAAGAACCTCACCCTCCTTGCCCCAAAAGAAACCGACAGTAGCAGCAACCAGAGAGCCACCCATTCAGCACGCCTCGACAGCATGGACAGTAGCAGCATCACTGTGGACAGTGGATTCAACTCCCCACG CACTCGGGAGAGCCTGGCTTCCAACACGTCAAGCATTGTTGAAAGTAACCGTCGTCAGAACGCTACCTTGAGCCCGGTCCACGGTGGAGCTGGCCCGGCCTTCAACTTCCGAGCAAGTACGGACCCCGCAACCAACGAAGCTGAGAAACTACAGAAACCTTCCAACTGCTTGCAAGCTTCTGTTACTAGTGTGTGA
- the STOX2 gene encoding storkhead-box protein 2 isoform X2: MSPISQSQFIPLGEILCLAISAMNSARKPVTQEALMEHLTTCFPGVPTPSQEILRHTLNTLVRERKIYPTPDGYFIVTPQTYFITPSLIRTNSKWYHLDERIPDRSQCTSPQPGTITPSASGCVRERTLPRNHCDSCHCCREDMHSMHASTLQRKPAKDCKDPYCPPSLCQVPPTEKSKSTVNFSYKTETLSKPKDSEKQSKKFGLKLFRLSFKKDKTKQLANFSAQFPPEEWPLRDEDTPTTIPREVEMEIIRRINPDLTVENVMRHTALMKKLEEEKAHRSKAGSSAHHSGRSKKSRAHRKSHGKSRSHSKTRVSKGDPSDGSPLDIPGDREYDFGDPLTRAPREGCFIIEHKGDNFIMHSNTNVIESHFPMTPEWDVSGELAKRRTEMPFPEPSRGSSHSKVHRSHSHTQDRRSRNERSSKAKERSRSMDNSKGPLGASSLGTPEDLAEGCSQDDQTPSQSYIDDSTLRPAQTIGHQRAHVSSTSYKEVCIPEIVGGSKEPSSACSLLEPGRPPESLPSYGELNSCPTKTATDDYFQCNTSSETVLTAPSPLGKNKEDHDTLTLAEGVKKLPLSDRQAPHSSREPVGHKEESPKGPGGGPAASGAVAEGIANGRLVQHHSAEPSSLDKRKEIFSKDTLFKPLHSTLSVNSYHKSSLSLLKSLPKTPADTLPGRCEKLEPPLGTSVAPAVPGSQRQQESGGNQEASFDYYNVSDDDDSEEGANKNTEEEKNRDDVGTMQWLLEREKERDLQRKFEKNLTLLAPKETDSSSNQRATHSARLDSMDSSSITVDSGFNSPRTRESLASNTSSIVESNRRQNATLSPVHGGAGPAFNFRASTDPATNEAEKLQKPSNCLQASVTSV, from the exons ATGTCTCCCATCAGTCAATCTCAGTTTATCCCACTCGGGGAAATCCTTTGCTTGGCCATCTCAGCAATGAACTCCGCCAGAAAACCTGTCACCCAAGAGGCGCTGATGGAGCACCTGACCACGTGCTTCCCAG GTGTTCCCACCCCGAGCCAAGAAATCCTACGGCACACGCTGAACACGTTGGTACGGGAGAGGAAGATCTACCCAACTCCAGATGGCTATTTCATCGTGACCCCACAGACCTATTTCATTACTCCTTCTCTCATAAGAACTAACAGTAAATGGTACCATTTGGACGAGAGGATACCTGACAGGTCTCAGTGTACCTCTCCACAACCCGGAACCATAACGCCCTCTGCCTCAGGCTGCGTCAGGGAAAGAACATTGCCCAGAAACCACTGCGACTCTTGCCACTGCTGCAGAGAAGACATGCACAGCATGCATGCTTCCACTCTGCAGAGGAAACCTGCCAAGGACTGCAAAGACCCCTATTGCCCTCCTTCACTATGCCAGGTGCCACCCACTGAAAAGAGCAAAAGTACTGTAAACTTTTCTTATAAGACAGAAACTCTCTCAAAACCTAAAGATAGTGAAAAGCAGTCCAAAAAATTTGGGCTAAAGTTATTCCggctaagttttaaaaaagataagacCAAACAGCTAGCCAATTTCTCCGCCCAGTTTCCTCCGGAGGAGTGGCCCTTGCGAGATGAAGACACACCAACTACTATCCCTAGGGAAGTGGAAATGGAGATCATTAGGCGGATTAACCCGGACTTGACCGTGGAAAATGTCATGAGGCACACTGCACTAATGAAGAagcttgaagaagaaaaagcGCATCGGAGTAAAGCCGGGTCTTCGGCTCATCACAGCGGAAGAAGTAAAAAGAGTAGGGCTCATCGGAAGTCCCACGGGAAGTCTCGGTCGCACAGCAAGACACGAGTATCTAAAGGAGACCCTTCGGATGGCTCTCCTCTGGACATCCCAGGTGACAGAGAGTATGACTTCGGTGATCCTCTTACCAGGGCACCCAGGGAAGGCTGCTTCATCATTGAGCACAAAGGAGATAACTTCATCATGCATAGCAACACGAATGTGATTGAGTCTCATTTCCCCATGACACCAGAATGGGATGTGTCTGGGGAATTGGCCAAAAGGAGAACTGAGATGCCTTTTCCTGAGCCTTCCAGGGGAAGCTCCCACTCAAAAGTGCACCGAAGCCACAGCCATACCCAGGACCGAAGGTCCAGGAATGAGAGATCCAGCAAAGCCAAGGAGAGATCCAGATCCATGGATAACTCGAAGGGCCCTCTGGGGGCTTCTTCGCTGGGGACGCCTGAAGACCTGGCTGAAGGCTGTAGCCAAGATGACCAAACGCCCAGCCAGTCCTACATTGACGACAGTACTTTAAGGCCTGCGCAAACAATTGGCCATCAAAGGGCTCATGTTTCGTCCACAAGCTATAAAGAGGTGTGTATTCCAGAAATAGTCGGTGGCAGCAAGGAGCCTTCCAGCGCATGTAGCCTTTTGGAGCCAGGCAGACCACCTGAGAGTTTGCCATCCTATGGGGAGCTCAACTCCTGTCCAACAAAAACAGCTACAGATGACTATTTCCAGTGCAACACGTCCAGTGAGACAGTCCTCACGGCACCATCGCCTCTGGGAAAGAACAAAGAGGATCATGACACTCTGACTCTGGCGGAAGGGGTGAAAAAACTGCCGCTGTCTGATAGGCAGGCCCCACATTCTTCCAGAGAGCCTGTAGGGCACAAGGAGGAGTCACCAAAAGGGCCAGGCGGAGGCCCAGCCGCTTCCGGCGCAGTGGCCGAAGGGATTGCCAACGGACGCCTTGTCCAGCACCATAGTGCTGAGCCCAGCAGCCTGGACAAGAGGAAAGAGATATTCAGCAAGGACACACTGTTCAAACCTCTCCACAGCACCTTGTCTGTAAACAGCTATCACAAATCGAGCCTGTCCCTCCTCAAATCTCTCCCGAAGACACCTGCTGACACACTGCCGGGCCGATGTGAGAAACTGGAGCCGCCCCTGGGGACCTCGGTGGCACCAGCCGTGCCTGGTTCCCAGCGTCAGCAGGAGTCAGGGGGGAACCAGGAAGCCTCTTTTGACTATTACAATGTCTCCGATGACGACGACTCCGAGGAAGGGGCAAACAAAAACAcggaggaggaaaaaaacagagatgaTGTAGGCACCATGCAGTGGCTCcttgagagggagaaggaaagagacttACAGAGGAAATTCGAGAAGAACCTCACCCTCCTTGCCCCAAAAGAAACCGACAGTAGCAGCAACCAGAGAGCCACCCATTCAGCACGCCTCGACAGCATGGACAGTAGCAGCATCACTGTGGACAGTGGATTCAACTCCCCACG CACTCGGGAGAGCCTGGCTTCCAACACGTCAAGCATTGTTGAAAGTAACCGTCGTCAGAACGCTACCTTGAGCCCGGTCCACGGTGGAGCTGGCCCGGCCTTCAACTTCCGAGCAAGTACGGACCCCGCAACCAACGAAGCTGAGAAACTACAGAAACCTTCCAACTGCTTGCAAGCTTCTGTTACTAGTGTGTGA